CGGATGAACCACTCGGTGCCGAAGGCGCGCGCGAAGAACTCGGACGGCATGGCGAGGAAGAACGACGACTCGGAGATCTGACTGGCGTGGGCGGCCATCGCCGCCCGCTTGCGGTCGAGGTAGTCGGTGACGTCGACCTCGGTGGTGATCTGGTCCTCACCCACACCGAAGTCGTCCATCGCGTCGGGATCGAGGTCGCCGGGCATCTCCATGCCGGCGGATCGAGCCTCGAGCAGGCCCCGCACGATCGCGTCGCGGTTCGCGGTGGCTTCGTAGACGCGCCGTGTGCCGGCGAGTTCGGACGCGCGCACTCCGACGCGGTGGACCTGGATGTGGTCGGGATGGCCGTACCCGCCGTGCTCGTCGTAGACGGTGAGCACGTCGGCCTGCTCCTCGTCGAGGATGGCGCCCAGCCGCTTCGCCGCTTCGTCGACGTCGGCCCGCCAGAACGAGCCCGGCGCGTCGTTCTCGGGCGTGCCCATCATCCCGGAGTCGACGAACCCGAGGAACTCGACGCGGGCCGCCCCGAGCACCTCGGCCGCACGGAGACATTCCTGCTCGCGCCGCTGCCACAGCTCCTCGCCCTCGTCGAGGAAGCCGTCGTCCACCTCGCCGTGCTCGCCGCGCGTGGCGAACACGATGACCACCCGGTGGCCCGCGTCGGCCGCCTTCGCGAGCGACCCGCCGGTGGGGATGGTCTCGTCGTCGGGATGGGCGTGGAAGCTGACCAGCGTCGCCATCAGTGCACGGCTCCCGCTTCGCGCAGCTTGGCCACGTCGTCGGCGTCGAAGCCCCACGCGAGGAGGACATCGTCGGTGTGCTCACCCGGTCTCGGCGGTGGCCCCTGGACCTCGGCGGAGGTGCGGCTGAAGCGGGGAGCCGGCGCAGGCTGCACAATGCCGTCACGCGTGAGGAACGTGGCGCGCGCCCGGTTGTGCGGGTGCGCGGGCGCCTCCGCGAGCGAGAGCACCGGCGCGAAGCACGCGTCGCTTCCCTCGAGCAACGCGCTCCACTCGTCGCGCGTCTTCGTGCGGAACAGCTCCGCGAAGCGCTCCTTCATCGTGGGCCACTGCGTGCGGTCGAGCTGCCAGGGGAGGTCCTCGTGCTCCCAACCGACGAGACGCAGCAGCTCCGCGTAGAACTTGGCCTCGATGGGCCCGACCGCGACGAACTTGGCGTCGGCGGTCTCGTAGACGTCGTAGAAGTGGGCGCCGGTGTCGAGGATGTTGGTGCCGGGCTCTTCACCCCACAGGCCCATCGCGACGAACGCGTGGATCATCGTCATCAGCACCGCGGTGCCGTCGACCATGGCCGCGTCGACGACCTGCCCCTGCCCCGACCGCCCCGCCTCGACGAGCGCGCACGCCACACCGAACGCGAGGAGCATGCCCCCGCCACCGAAGTCGCCCACCATGTTCAGTGGAGG
This is a stretch of genomic DNA from Actinomycetota bacterium. It encodes these proteins:
- a CDS encoding CoA transferase, with the translated sequence MGPLQGLRVIEMAGIGPGPFTAMMLADMGADVVRVDRPGPGAGDPARDVLNRGRRSVAVDLKHPDGVATVLRLVEQADALIEGFRPGVMERLGLGPDECLARNPRLVFGRMTGWGQDGPLAQAAGHDINYIALAGALNSFARKGERPVPPLNMVGDFGGGGMLLAFGVACALVEAGRSGQGQVVDAAMVDGTAVLMTMIHAFVAMGLWGEEPGTNILDTGAHFYDVYETADAKFVAVGPIEAKFYAELLRLVGWEHEDLPWQLDRTQWPTMKERFAELFRTKTRDEWSALLEGSDACFAPVLSLAEAPAHPHNRARATFLTRDGIVQPAPAPRFSRTSAEVQGPPPRPGEHTDDVLLAWGFDADDVAKLREAGAVH
- a CDS encoding GlcNAc-PI de-N-acetylase; this translates as MATLVSFHAHPDDETIPTGGSLAKAADAGHRVVIVFATRGEHGEVDDGFLDEGEELWQRREQECLRAAEVLGAARVEFLGFVDSGMMGTPENDAPGSFWRADVDEAAKRLGAILDEEQADVLTVYDEHGGYGHPDHIQVHRVGVRASELAGTRRVYEATANRDAIVRGLLEARSAGMEMPGDLDPDAMDDFGVGEDQITTEVDVTDYLDRKRAAMAAHASQISESSFFLAMPSEFFARAFGTEWFIRRGAPAGIHEHGLLDDLD